Proteins from one Cicer arietinum cultivar CDC Frontier isolate Library 1 chromosome 3, Cicar.CDCFrontier_v2.0, whole genome shotgun sequence genomic window:
- the LOC101503593 gene encoding alpha-galactosidase 1 gives MERKIGCEMVVILVTLLHIWLLCVTASSLENNNYEENLRRNLLANGLSKTPPMGWNSWNHFNCQINEKIIRETADALVSTGLAKLGYTYVNIDDCWAEINRDDKGNLVAKKSTFPSGIKALADYVHSKGLKLGIYSDAGYFTCSKKMPGSLGHEFQDAKTFASWGIDYLKYDNCYNDESKPTVRYPVMTQALMKTGRPIFFSLCEWGDMHPAMWGAKVGNSWRTTNDINDSWESMISRADMNEVYAEFARPGGWNDPDMLEVGNGGMTKDEYIVHFSLWAISKAPLLLGCDVRNVTKETMDIVSNKEVIAVNQDSLGVQAKKVRMEGDLEIWAGPLSGYRVVVVLLNRGPQQHLAITANWDDIGIPPKSVVQARDLWEHKTLERYFVDKLSATVDSHTCKMYVLKPVA, from the exons ATGGAGAGAAAGATTGGATGTGAGATGGTGGTGATTTTGGTGACCCTTTTGCATATTTGGTTGCTTTGTGTCACTGCATCATCATTAGAGAACAACAACTATGAGGAAAATCTCAGAAGAAACCTTCTTGCTAATGGCCTTTCTAAAACTCCTCCTATGGG GTGGAACAGTTGGAATCATTTCAACTgtcaaattaatgaaaaaatcaTCCGAGAAACTG CTGATGCTCTTGTTTCAACTGGTCTAGCTAAACTTGGATACACCTATGTCAACATAG ATGATTGTTGGGCTGAAATTAATCGCGACGATAAG gGTAATCTGGTGGCAAAGAAATCAACATTTCCTTCTGGAATCAAAGCTCTAGCAGATTATGTTCACAGCAAGGGTCTTAAGCTTGGAATTTATTCAGATGCAGG GTATTTTACTTGTAGCAAAAAGATGCCTGGTTCACTAGGTCATGAGTTCCAAGATGCCAAAACTTTTGCATCATGG GGCATTGATTACTTGAAGTATGATAATTGTTACAATGATGAATCAAAGCCTACTGTAAG GTATCCTGTTATGACGCAGGCTTTAATGAAGACAGGTCGACCAATCTTCTTTTCGCTATGTGAATG GGGAGATATGCACCCAGCTATGTGGGGTGCTAAAGTTGGAAATAGTTGGAGAACTACTAATGACATAAATGATTCATGGGAAAG TATGATTTCAAGGGCTGACATGAATGAAGTTTATGCTGAGTTTGCAAGACCTGGTGGCTGGAATG ATCCTGACATGCTTGAGGTTGGAAATGGAGGAATGACAAAAGATGAATACATTGTTCACTTCAGTTTGTGGGCCATTTCAAAG GCTCCCCTTCTTCTAGGCTGTGATGTTAGAAATGTGACTAAAGAGACTATGGATATAGTCTCTAATAAGGAAGTTATTGCAGTTAACCAAG ATTCACTTGGTGTACAAGCTAAAAAGGTTAGAATGGAAGGTGATCTTGAG ATATGGGCAGGTCCTCTGTCAGGATACAGAGTAGTTGTTGTGTTGCTTAACAGAGGCCCTCAGCAGCATCTGGCTATAACAGCCAATTGGGATGACATTGGCATTCCTCCAAAAAGTGTTGTTCAAGCAAGAGACCTTTGGGAg CACAAGACATTGGAGAGATATTTTGTGGATAAGTTGAGTGCAACAGTTGATTCACATACTTGTAAAATGTATGTGCTGAAACCAGTAGCATGA